A DNA window from Helianthus annuus cultivar XRQ/B chromosome 15, HanXRQr2.0-SUNRISE, whole genome shotgun sequence contains the following coding sequences:
- the LOC110910870 gene encoding cytochrome P450 716B1 — MEFMMFITLLLLLFLVPIFFLFRYKKHSDRLPPGSLGLPVIGQSLGLLKALKADRVDKWFQERITNHGPVWKANLFGYPTVVLHGPAANKFIYTCDGSLLTNTQPPSISRILGSKNIIELSGNDHKRVRGALVSFLKLEVLKQYVGKVDEEVQHHLLTHWHGKHEVQVQPLIKILTFNIICSLLFGIERGPKREKMLPLFQDMIEGVLSIPINLPFTQYSRGLVARKKLVPMLLHLIHEKREALQDQNQPSDRHKDLITLLLSIRDDDDSSTMMSEEEIIDNIIVVMIAGYDTTSVLLTFLVRLLANDRSIYSTIVREQKEITSSKAFKEALTWEDLTKMKFTWRVATEMMRINPPVTLSFRRAKQDIEYGGFIIPKGWQVLLSASMTHMDDSIFQNPTMFDPTRYEKHTPPPPFSYVAFGAGPRMCPGIELAKMETLVMMHRLVTSFTWELLKKDESFIRVPMPEFDQGLLVQVKPLNKTMEA, encoded by the exons ATGGAATTCATGATGTTTATAACTTTATTGTTACTATTGTTTTTGGTTCCCATTTTTTTCCTGTTCCGGTATAAGAAGCATAGCGATCGACTACCACCAGGGTCTTTGGGGCTGCCTGTAATAGGGCAAAGCCTTGGCCTTTTAAAGGCCTTGAAGGCCGACAGGGTTGATAAATGGTTTCAAGAAAGAATAACAAACCACGGTCCTGTTTGGAAAGCAAATCTTTTCGGATACCCGACAGTTGTTTTGCATGGTCCAGCCGCGAATAAGTTCATATACACTTGTGATGGGAGCCTACTCACCAACACACAACCGCCATCAATCAGCAGGATTTTGGGTTCCAAAAATATAATCGAGTTGTCTGGAAATGATCACAAACGAGTAAGAGGGGCCCTAGTTTCGTTTCTTAAGCTTGAAGTGTTGAAGCAATATGTTGGAAAAGTAGATGAAGAAGTTCAACACCATCTTCTAACTCATTGGCATGGGAAACATGAAGTCCAG gtgcaacccttgatCAAGATCTTAACCTTCAACATTATCTGCTCGCTTCTTTTTGGGATTGAAAGAGGACCCAAAAGAGAGAAAATGCTACCGCTTTTCCAAGATATGATTGAAGGTGTGTTGTCAATTCCAATCAATTTGCCTTTCACTCAATATAGTCGTGGGCTCGTAGCAAGGAAGAAACTTGTACCGATGCTTTTGCATCTTATACACGAGAAACGAGAGGCACTCCAGGATCAAAATCAGCCAAGTGATCGTCATAAAGATCTAATCACTTTGTTGCTTAGCATTCGTGATGATGATGATAGCTCAACAATGATGTCCGAAGAGGAGATCATTGACAACATTATCGTTGTGATGATTGCTGGATATGACACAACCTCCGTCCTTCTTACCTTCTTGGTTAGGCTTTTGGCTAACGATAGATCTATCTACTCTACTATAGTTAGAG AACAAAAAGAAATTACCAGTAGTAAAGCATTCAAAGAAGCTTTAACATGGGAAGACCTCACCAAGATGAAGTTCACTTGGAGAGTAGCAACTGAGATGATGCGGATAAACCCTCCTGTGACTTTGAGCTTCCGACGAGCTAAGCAAGACATTGAGTATGGAGGATTTATAATTCCAAAAGGGTGGCAA GTGTTATTATCAGCCTCCATGACACATATGGATGATAGCATTTTTCAAAACCCGACCATGTTCGACCCAACTCGTTATGAGAAGCACACGCCACCACCCCCTTTTAGTTACGTGGCGTTTGGAGCTGGGCCAAGGATGTGCCCTGGGATTGAGCTTGCAAAAATGGAAACTTTAGTCATGATGCATCGTCTGGTGACAAGCTTCACTTGGGAGCTACTTAAGAAAGATGAATCGTTCATTAGAGTTCCAATGCCAGAATTTGATCAAGGTTTGTTAGTTCAGGTCAAGCCACTAAACAAAACCATGGAAGCATGA